Below is a window of Corallococcus silvisoli DNA.
ACCAGCGCGTGCTTGAAGAGGTACACGGGCCCCTTCGGCCGGCGCTTGCGGTGCAGCAGCCCCGCCCCCACCAGCCGCTCCAGGTCCGCCTCCAGCGCCTCGGGCGTGAGGGGGCTCACGTGGCGCAGCAGCTCGTGCGTCAGCTCGCGCCCCAGCACGGACGCCACCTGCGCGGTCTCCTTGCCGCGGCCCAGCCGGTCCAACCGGGCGACGAGCAGGTCGCGCAAGGTGCCCGGCACCGCGGGGCCCGCCTTGCCGGCCTCCAGCGCGAAGCGGCCCTCGCGCTCCACCAGCGCGCCGGACTCGCGAAGCGAGCGCACCAGCTCCTCGACGAACAGGGGGATGCCGTCCGTGCGCGAGGCGATCTCCTCCAGCGCCTCGGGGGACAGCGGGCCTCCCGCGGCGGCGGTGGCCAGCCGCTCCACCTCGCCGCGCGCGAGGGCCCCCAGCCCCACCTGCGTCACCGAGGACGCGGGCCACGGCGGCTCGAACTCCGGCCGCGCGCTGAACACCGCGAGCAGGCGCGACGAGGACACCTCCGCCACCAGCTCCTTGAGCAGCTCCAGCGTGGACGGGTCCGCCCAGTGCAGATCCTCCAGCGCCAGCACCACCGGCTGGCGCTCCGCCAACGCGGCGAGGAACGCCAGCAGCGCGTGGCGCGTGAGCTCCCGGTGCTTCAGCGGTGACACGTCCAGCGGAGCCCAGCGCTCCGGCGGCAGCGGCAGCGACAGCAGCGGCGCGAACAGCGGCAGCGTCTCCGCCAGGTCGAAGCTGTAGCCGGACAGCAGCGCCTCCAGTCCCTTCAGCCGGCCTTCGGGCGGCAGGTCGCGGTGGGGGTCCAGCATCCGCGTGAGCAGGTCCACCACGGGGAAGTACGCCTGGCTGGAGCTGTCCGCCGTGCAGCGCGCCTCCAGCCACGTGTGCGGCTCCACGCCCAGCCGGTCGCCCAGCTCGCGGGTGAGGCGCGACTTGCCGATGCCCGGCTCACCGGACACGAGCACCGCCTGCCCCTGCCCGGCGCGCACCTGCTCCCAGCGCGCCAGCAGCAGCTCCAGCTCCCGCGCGCGGCCCACCAGGGACAGCGCGTCGTCCTCGCCGCTCCACGTGGCGTCCGCGCCCTGGAGCACGAACGTCTCCAGGCCGGGCGGCAGCAGCTCGTCGGGGGATGTGGGGACCGGCTCCAGCGGGAAGTGCTTGCGCACCAGCTGCTGCGTGTCCCCGGTGACGAGGATGGCGCCCGAGGGCGCGGAGGTGGACAGGCGGAAGGCCAGCTTGGGCGTGGTGCCCACCACGAAGCCCAGCCCGGACAGCGTCGGGTCCCGCTGTTCGCGCGACACCACGAGCCCGGTGTGCAGGCCCACGCGGATCTCCACCCGCGTGCCGTGCTCGGACTCGATGGCGCGGCCCCGGCGGCGCACCTCGGCCACCATGTCCAGCGCCGCCTGCGCGGCCCGCCGCGCGTCGTCCTCCCGCGCCGCCGGGTAGCCGAAGTAGAAGAGGACGATGTCGCCCAGGGCGCTGGCGATGTGGCCGTTGTAGCGCCGGGCGATTTCAATGCAGACCTCCTGCTGGGCGCCCAGCACGTGGTCCAGCTCCTCGATGTCCACCGGGCCCGGCGCCGTCTGGGTGGCGGACAGCGTGCAGCACACCACCGTCAACTGCCGGCGCTCGCCCTCCGCCCACCTCCGGCCACGCGTGGACAGGGCGTTGGGCGTGCGGCTGGACAGCTCCACCGTCGCCGTCTCCGCGTTGGGCGCCGCGGGCTGGATGCGCACGGGCGTGGGCCGGCGCGGCAGGTTGGAGACGTCCACCGCCTCCAGCTGGCGCAGCAGCACCTCCGCGGTCACGGTGCGCTGCGAAGGATCCTTGGCGGTGACGCGCTGGAGCAGCTTGCCCAGCGGGTGCGCGGCGATGACCGGGGGAACGGGCACCGGCTCCGCGGAGAGCTGCTGGAAGATGACCTCCGCGACGGTGGCGCCCTCGAAGACGCGCCGGCCGGTGAGGCACTCCAGGAACACCAGGCCCCAGGCGTACAGGTCCGAGCGCGGCGTGGGCGCCTGCCCGCGCAGCTGCTCCGGCGCCGCGTACGACGGCGTGCCCAGCGATTCGTTGGTGGAGGTGATGCGCGGCTGCGCATCCGCGCGCGCCAGCTCCTCCGTCACCGACCCGATGCCGAAGTCCAGCACCAGCGCGTTGCGGCGCGCGCCCGTGGGCACCACCATGACGTTCGCGGGCTTCAGGTCGCGGTGCACCACGTTCTGCGCGTGCGCGCACGCCAGCGCGTCCAGCAGCTGGAGCATCAGGTGGCGCGCCTCCACCGGATCCAGCACGCCCTCCTCCGCGAGCACCTGCGCCAGGTTCCTGCCCGGGACGAACTCGAAGATGGAGTAGACGGCGCCGCCCTGCGCGCGCCCGGAGTCGATGAGGCGCACGATGTTCGGGTGGTGCATCTGCGCGCACAGCTTCATCTCGCGCTCGAACCGCGCGCTCCTGCGCTCCACCGACTCCGGCGTCGCGCCCTCCGTCAGCCGCAAGAGCTTCACCGCGACGCTCTGGCCGGTGGTCACCTGCCGGGCCTTGTAGACGCGGCCGAAGCCGCCCTCGCCCAGCTCGGACAGGATTTCGTAGCGGCCCTGGAAGGCGTCCAGCAGGTGGGGGTCCATGGGGTTCTTCATCGCGTTCCCGAGCCTCGCTCCATTGACGACCGTGCACCGCCCCGCCGGGGCAGCGTGATGACGAACTCCGTGAACTCGCCCGGCACCGACTCCATGCGGAAGGTGCCCTGATGGCCCTGGACGATGATGTCATGGCTGAGCGACAGCCCCAGCCCCGTCCCCTGCCCGGGCGGCTTCGTGGTGAAGAACGGGTCGAAGATTCTGCCCGCGCTCTCCGTGGGGATGCCGGGACCGTTGTCCCGCAGCCGCACTTCCACCTGATCCAAACGCGCCAGGGTGCGCACCTTGAGCACCGGCACGTACGCGGCGCCCTGTGCCTGTCGCTTCTGACGCATGGCGTAGAGCGCGTTGTCCACGATGTTGATGATGACGCGGCCGACCTCCGCGCGGATGAGCTCCAGGCGTCCGACGTCCGGGGCGTACTCCGCGTCCAGACGCACCGGCAGGGGCTCGCCGCGCATGCCGCCCTGGCCCAGGGCGACGCTCTCCGCGACCAGGGTGTTGAGGTCCACCTCCTCGCGCGGGCCGGGCGCGCGGCGCGCGTGCTGGAGCATGCCCTGGATGAGCGCGTCCGCGCGGCGGCCGTGCTCGTATATCTTCTGGACGTTGGTGCGCAGGCACGCGAGCGCCTCGTCCACGTCGCGCGCGGAGGCCGGCGTCAGCTGTCCCCGCTGCGGCTCCAGCACCCCGGCCAGGTCCTCCGTGAGGCCCACCGACAGGCCGGCGAAGTTGCTGATGAAGTTGAGCGGGTTGCGCAGCTCGTGCGCCATGCCGCCCACCATGGCCGCCAGCGAGGCCAGCTTCGCGTCCATGATGAGCTGCATCCGCTGCACCGTCTCCTCTTCGATGCGGCGATAGAGCCGGGCGTTCTCCAGCGCGAGCGCGGCCTGTCCCGCGAACGCGACGAGGAAGTCCAGGTCGTCCTCGGAGAAGCTCCGGGGCGCGGACACGTTGTCCACGTACAGCACGCCCAGCACCTCGTCGCGCGGCTTGAGCGGCACGCACATGGAGGCGCGGATGGAGCTGAAGATGACGGAGTCGGCCGCGCCCAGGCGCGGATCATTCACCGCGTCGGAGAACAGGGCCGCCACGCTGCGGCGCAGGACGAAGTCCACGATGTTCTGGCTGAAGATGGGGCCGCGCACGGCCGCGCCCTCCGCCGTCTTCGACACGCGCGGCTCCAGCTTCCCGGAGCCCTCGTCCAGGAGCAGGATGACGCCCCGGTCCACGGGGAGGATCTGGAACGCCAGGTCGAGCACCCGGCCGGGGAGCGCGTCCAGGTCGTCCGTGACGGACAGCAGCTTGGCCACCTCCTGGAGGAGGCGCATGCGCTCGCGGGCGCGCCGGGCCGCGCTGGCGGCCTCTTCGGCGGATGGCTCCTGGCCGGACACGGCTTGCACCAGCGTCTTCAGCGGCACGCGGGTGAGCGCGCGCGTGAGCTGGGGACGGGGCTCGTCGGAGGCACCGGACGGCTCGCCAGGACGGCCGGGGGCCACCCCGGGCGGGGGGTCGCGGGTGAGCAGGAAGACGAGCTCGCCCAGGGTCAGCGTGTCGCCGGGGCGCAGCTCCTTGCGGCGGATCTGCACGCCGTTGACGAAGGTGCCGTTCTTGCTCTGCAGGTCGGTGACGATGAAGCGGCCGTCGGCGGACTCGATGCGGGCGTGTTGGCGCGACAGGCTGCGGTGCGGAATGCAGATGGCCTGATCGTCGGCGCGGCCAATGGTGATGGTCGCGTCCCCCAGGGGGTAGGTCAGCTCATCCGACTGACCGGGGTTGTAGACGAGCATCGGCACGGCGCGGACCCCCTCCAGTGTCGAAGCCTAGCCGAAAAGCCCCCGCGGCCACCCTGCCCTGCCCGCACGTCCCAGGGAGTCGTTCGCCGGGACAACGACGCATCCCGGCGCGAAGCGGAGGCCCACGGCGGTGTGCTAGGCGGCGCTCGCGGCGGGGACCAGCAGCCCCCGGTCCCGAAGCGTGTCGAGGATGCGCTCCAGCCCCGCCTCGACCGTCTCCGCGTCGGAGCGCACGATGATCTCCGGCGCTTCCGGCGGCTCGTAGGGATCCGACACGCCGGTGAAGTGGGGGATCTCCCCCGCCAGGGCCTTCTTGTAGAGCCCCTTCACGTCGCGGGCGATGAGGGCCTCCAGGCTGGCCTGGACGTAGACCTCCAGGAAGGGGATGCCGGCCTGGGTGGCCAGGGCCCGCACCTCGTCCCGGGAGCTCTTGTACGGAGAGATGGCGGCGGTGATGACGCCCACCTCGTGCCGGGCCAGCACGCGCGCCACGTAGCCGATGCGACGGACGTTCTCCTCGCGGTCCTCGCGGCTGAAGCCCAGGCCGCGGGACAGGTACGTGCGCACCTCGTCCCCGTCGAGCAGCTCCACGCGCTGCACGGGCGAGAGCTGGCGCGCCACCGCGGTGGACAGCGTGCTCTTGCCCGCGCCGGACATGCCAGTGAACCAGAGGATGAAGCCCGGACGCTGTTGCATCGCTGTCTGCTCCTACCTGTCCACCGCGGGACCGTTGATCATCCCCGCGCCCACGGTGGCGTTGGTGCTCTCGTCGATGAGGATGAAGCTGCCGGTGCTGCGGTTGCGCCGGTACTCGTCGAAGAAGAGCGGCACCGTCGTGCGCAGCGTCACCCGCCCCACTTCGTTGAGCTTCAGGCCCTGGCTCTGGTCGTCCCGGTGCAGGGTGTTGACGTCCAGCCGGTAGTGCAGCTGCTTCACCATCGCGCGCGCCATGCGGGTGGTGTGCTTGATGGCCAGCCGAGACCCGCTGTTCAGCTGCGTCTGGTCCGACAGCCAGCACACCATCGCGTCGATGTCCTGGCTCGCGACGGGAGGGTTGCCCGGGCGGCACAGCATGTCGCCGCGGCTGATATCCAGCTCCTCCTCCAGCGACACGTTCACCGACATGGGCGGGAACGCCTCCGTCAGCGGCTTGCCGGCCAGCTCCAGCGACTTGATGCGCGTGGTGAAGCCGGACGGCATCACCATCACCTCGTCGCCCGGCCGCATCACGCCGCCCAGGAGCTGCCCGGAGTACGCGCGGTAGTCGTGGAACTTCTTCGCGGACGCGGGCCGGATGACCCCCTGCACGGGGAAGCGCAGGTGGATGAGGTCGCGGTCGGACGCGATGTGCACGTTCTCCAGGTGGTGCAGGAGCGTGGGCCCCTGGTACCAGGGCATCCGCTCCGAGCGCGTCACCACGTTGTCCCCGCCCAGCGCGGAGATGGGGATGAACGACAGGTCCGTCACGTCCAGCTTCATGGAGAACTGGCGGAACTCCTCGCGGATGCGCTCGAAGACGCTCGCGTCGAAGTCCACCAGGTCCATCTTGTTCACGCACAGCACCAGGTGCGGCACGCGCAGCAGCGACGCGATGAAGGCATGCCGGCGCGTCTGCTCCAGCACGCCCTTGCGCGCGTCCACCAGGATGAGCGCCAGGTCCGCCGTGGACGCGCCCGTCACCATGTTGCGCGTGTACTGCAGGTGCCCGGGCGTGTCCGCGATGATGAACTTGCGCTTCACCGTGGAGAAGTAGCGGTACGCCACGTCGATGGTGATGCCCTGCTCGCGCTCGGCCTTGAGCCCGTCCAGCAGCAGCGCCAGGTTGACGTACTCGTCGCCCCGCGCGTGGCTGGTGCGCTCCACCGCGGCGAGCTGGTCCTCGAGGATGGACTTCGTGTCGAACAACAGCCGCCCGATGAGGGTGCTCTTGCCGTCATCCACGGAGCCCGCGGTCGCGAATCTCAGCAGTTCCACTAGAAGTATCCCTCGCGCTTGCGGTCTTCCATCGCCGTCTCACTGAACTTGTCGTCCGCGCGGCTCGCGCCGCGCTCGGTGACGCGGGACGCCTGCACCTCCGCGATGACCTGCTCCACCGTGGACGCGGTGGACTCCACGCAGGCGGTGCACGTCATGTCGCCCACCGTGCGGAAGCGCACCGTCTCCGTCGTCACCTGCTCCCCGGGCAGCATGGGCAGGAAGGGCGACCAGGCCATCAACATCCCGTCGCGCCGGAACACCTCGCGCCGGTGCGTGTAGTAGATGGACGGCAGCGCCACGTTCTCCCGGCCGATGTACTGCCAGATGTCCAGCTCGGTCCAGTTGGACAGCGGGAAGACCCGCAGGTGTTCGCCCCGGCGGTGGCGGCCGTTGTAGAGCGCCCACAGCTCCGGCCGCTGGTTCTTCGGATCCCACTGGCCGAACTCGTCGCGGAAGGAATACACGCGCTCCTTGGCGCGGGCCTTCTCCTCGTCGCGGCGGGCGCCACCGAAGACGGCGTTGAAGCCGTTCTTCTCGATGGCCTCCAACAGCGGCTGCGTCTGAAGGCGGTTGCGCGAAGCGCGGGGGCCGCGCTCCTCCGTCACCTTCCCCGCGTCGATGGACTCCTGGACCGACGCGACGATGAGCCGCGCGCCCAGCTCCGCCACCCGTTCGTCGCGATACTGGAGGACCTCCGGGAAGTTGTGCCCCGTATCCACGTGCATCAGCGGAAACGGCAGCGGCGCGGGCCAGAAGGCCTTCACCGCCAGGTGCAACATCACCGCGGAGTCCTTCCCACCCGAGAAGAGCAGCACCGGCCGATCCAGCTCCGCCGCGACTTCCCGGATGATGAAGATGGACTCGGCTTCCAGCGCCTCAAGATGTGAAAGCTCGTAGCTCACGGCCAAGCAAGGTACCACAACCGTCCCTCCACCCAACCGTGGCTGTGAAAGTTTCCGTGAGACACGCCAGATGAGACATGCGGGGGCCGGTGATGAAACACGACGGCCCGACCTGACGGGGTGGACGCCTTCACGGGGCCGCACTCCGGGTGGGTGGCGCGGGGGCTCGCGCAGTGTGCGGGAAGGCGTTCCGCCCCGACGGCACATGGTATAGACGGCCGCGTCATGGCAAGCGCTTCCACTCCTGTCCTGGATCGTTGGTTTCCGTCCCGCAAGCCGCAGCCCGAGCCTCGGCTGCGCCTGTTCTGCCTGCCGTTCGCCGGCGGGAGCGCGGCCATCTACACGCCCTGGAGCATGGCGCTGCCCACGGGCGTGGAGCTGTGCGCGGTGCAGCTGCCCGGCCGCGAGCGGCGCCTGATGGAGCCGGCGCTCAAGTCGCTGCCGGAGCTGATGGCGGTGCTGATGCCGGCGCTGACGCCGCTGATGGACCGGCCCTTCGCGCTGTTCGGCTACAGCATGGGGGCGCGCATCGGCCTGGAGGTGGCGCGGACGCTGAAGCGCCAGGGCGGGCCCCAGCCCCTGGGCTTCATCGCGGCGGCGGCGCCCCCGCCGGCGCACAACGAGCGGGAGGCCATCCACAAGCTGGACGACCCGGGCTTCATCGCGAAGCTGCGCGACTACGACGGCACGCCGGAGGAGGTCCTTCAACACAAGGAGCTGCTGGAGCTCATCCTCCCCACGCTGCGCGCGGACTTCGCGCTGGCCTGGTCCGAGGACGGCAAGGACGCGGTCCCCCTGGACATCCCGCTGTCCGTGTACGCGGGCAAGGGGGACAAGCACGTGGGCCTGGACACGATGGAGCACTGGCGCGCGGAGTCCACCGCCGACGTGCGCATCCGCCACTTCGAGGGGGGCCACTTCTTCATCCGCACGCACGGGCCGCCGGTGCTGGCCGCCGTGCGCGAGGACCTGACGCGCTGGATGACGACCCCCTAGGCCTCCGCGGAGGACGGGCCCTTCGCCCTCCGGCCGCTCGCGCGTGAAGCCGGGCCGGCGGATACTTCCGCGCATGGCTCAGCACCGCATCCATGCCGGGACGGACATCGCGTGCGTGGGAATCTGGGACGCGGGGCTCCCCCCTTCGGAGCGCCCCCTCTCGGACAAGATGCTGGACGCGAGCGCGGCGCGCGGAGAGCTGCTCGCCATCCACACCAGCGCGGACGGCGGCTACCTCCTCCAGGTCCACGTCGACGAGCCGTTCGTTCCGCCGGCCTCGCCGCCGTTCGAGACGCTCGGACGCGAGTTCGGGCTCCACCTGGGGTCGGGAAGCGCGCTGGCGGGTGGGTGCGAGGACTTTCGCAGTCCCCGCCCCCAGATCACGTCCGCGGACGACCGGCTCCAGGTCGAGCCGTCCTGGTATCGCGTCCGGGTCCACCTCAACCGGATGGAGTCGGACGAGGACGAGCAGCGCTCCCACGAGGAAGCCGCGCGGGCCCTGACCGAGGAGGAGCTCGCGCGGTACCGCTCGCAGGGGAAGGCCCTCCGCACCAACGCCCTCATCACCGGGGCGGCGGTCGCCACCGTCGTGGCCACCGTGCTCTTGCGAGGCGGGCTCGTCCTCGGCGTACTCGCCGCGCTCATCGCCGCCGCGACGGGCTGGAGGCGCCTGCGCGTCAAGCGGGAGGGATACGACGCGCTCCACGTGCGCTACCAGCGCGCCCTCGATGCGGCCACCCCGCCGGACATCGTCCTGGAGTTGTACCGCGCCGAGGGTCCCCTTCCAGGGGGCACCGTGGCGCTGGACGACGCGACCTTCACCTGATCCGCTAGGCCGTCACGATGCGCGGGGGCGCGTCACCGGAGAGCGGCACGGTGTGCTGCCAGCGCACCGTGAGCGCCCCACCGCGGGGCCTGCGGAAGGCCACCGCTGCCTGGTGACGGGCGGACGGCCGGTGCTGCATGAACTGCCACACGTCCGGCAGGTCCTGCATCCGAGGGTCGAAGCTGATGCGCGGCATCTGCCCCGGCACCAGGTCGAAGGCGAATTGATCCAGCGGCAGCGACAGGCCCGCGCCCCTCGCCTTGATGTAGGCCTCCTTCAGGGTCCAGTACTCGAAGAAGCGCTCGCGCTGGCGCTCCTTCGGCAGGGAGCGCAGCGCCTGCACCTCCGCGCGCGCGAAGTAGTGGTCGGCGATCTCCACGCTCTCCCCGGGGCGCTCCGCGTCCTCGATGTCCGCGCCCAGGTCCACGTCCCGGCCCACCGCGACCAGCGCCATGCCGTCGGTGTGGCTCAGGTTGAAGCGCAGCCACTGCCCCTCCGGACCGGCGATGGCCGGGCGCCCGTATTCGTTGGGGACGAAGCGCCACGCCTCTGGCGCGACGGGCGCGTAGCGAGACAGGGTCAGCCGCACCAGCGCGTGCGACACCAGGTACTGACGCTGGTGGCGCTCGAAGTGGAAGCGCCGCTGCCGCTCGCGCTCGCCACCGTCCAGCAGGGCCTTGTAGGCCTCCAGCAGGCGCGGGTCGTCGATGCGCTCGGGCTCGACGAGCCACACGTGGACCTCGTCGGAACCCAGGGCCAGGGGCGAGAAGGAAGAGGACACCGTCATGTCGCGCAGGGAAGCAGGAACCGCCGCGCATGTCACGGGGGCTGGTCCGCCCGTGCCGGGGCCGCGTAGGCTCCGCGGGCCGCGCGCTCGCGCCGGGCCTGTCGCACCTGGGGGAGAACAGCCGCATGGACCTGTCCGCCGCGACGACCAAGCTCCAGGCGCTGCGCCGGGACATGAACGGCCACACGGACCGGACCGACGAGCGCCGCATCCTGGACCTGCTGGAGGGCGCCACCGGCGAGGAGCTGAACTTCCTGCTCGCCAACGTGGATCTGGTGCGGCTGCTGTCGGACCTGGACGACCGGCTCCTGGGCCCCGACCACCGCACCGCGCTCCTGGAGCTGCTGTGCGCGCGCCGGGCGGCGGAGCTGTCCCTGCCGGTGCGCGCGTCGCTGGCCACCGCGCTCCAGAAGGGCGCCACGCGCGCGAAGGCGGAAGCGCGGCTGCGCGACCTGTTCCTGGGCCTGAAGGGCCGCGAGCTGACCGCGTTCAAGAACCTGCTCGACGCGGGCGGCGACTCCCACGACCTGCACCATCTTGTGTTCGACGACGTGGACGACCCGGCGGTGCGCGAGGCGCTGCTCACCCACTTCCAGCGGGAGGCCGCGGCCTCTCCCAGCGGTGAGAACAAGGTCCTGAGCGACATCGACGACACGTTCTTCCGCAACTGGGTCGACCCGCGCTATCCGCCGAAGACGGTGTACCCAGGGGTGCTCGCGTTCTACCAGGAGCTGGACCGGGGGCCGGGCATCATCCCGGGCCGCGCGGGCGACCTCGTCTTCGTGAGCGCCCGGCCCCGCGATCCGCTGGGCCTCATCGAGAACGCCACGCTGGAGTCCCTGCGCGAGCGCGGCGTCCCGCTGTCGGTGATGCTCTCCGGCAGCTTCTTCCATCTCGTGGGCAACACGCGCATCGCTCAGAAGAAGTTCGAGAACTTCGAACAGTACGCCCGCCTCTTCCCCGAATACGGCTTCGTCTTCGTGGGCGACAGCGGCCAGGGCGATGTGGAGTTCGGCGCCCGCATGCGGGCCACCCACCCCCAGGCGGTGCGCGCCGTGTTCATCCACGACGTGGTGGCGACCCCGCGGCCGGTGCGCGACGAGTGGCGCGCACGGCACCTCTTCTTCTTCGACACGTACGTGGGCGCCGCGGTGGAGGCCTTCCACGCGGGCGTCATTTCCCGCGACGGGGTGGACCGCATCGCCGCCGCCGCGAGCGAAGCCCTGGCGGCCATTGCCTTCCCCTCCCCCGCGCGGCGCCATGAGCGAGAAGCGGAGCTGGCCCACGACCTCGCCCGGGCCCAGGCGCTTCCCCGCGCGTCGGCTGTCTGAAGGTCGACCCGGGACGGCCCGGGCCGCATGGCTCGGAGCGTGAGCATCCTGGCCCCCAAGCCCGGGGTGGCGCCCACTTCCCATCAGCCGCCACGTCCGAGGGTCCCGGGCAGTTGGCGTGCTGCTTGAGGAGCCCCAACCTTGCCACCGCTTCACAGGGGTGGAGCGGGCCGTCTGGGGACGGAAGGAAGGGCTCCGGCGAGGCCGGGGCCCTTCCGGGGCGTGAAAAGGCACGCGGGTCCGATGGAACTGTTTCCCATCCATTTGTTGTTCATCGTCGTCCTGATGAACCGCTACATCCTCGGCCCCTTCCTCCGGCGGCTGAAGGGTCAGCGGTTCGAACGGGTTGATGACACCTACCGTCCCCGGGTCGCCATCATCATCCCCCTCTTCAACGAGGGCGAAGGCATCTTCCACACGGTGCGGGCGCTGCTGGCACAGGACTACCCCCGCGAGCTCACGGAGATCATCGTCGT
It encodes the following:
- a CDS encoding TOMM system kinase/cyclase fusion protein; this translates as MDPHLLDAFQGRYEILSELGEGGFGRVYKARQVTTGQSVAVKLLRLTEGATPESVERRSARFEREMKLCAQMHHPNIVRLIDSGRAQGGAVYSIFEFVPGRNLAQVLAEEGVLDPVEARHLMLQLLDALACAHAQNVVHRDLKPANVMVVPTGARRNALVLDFGIGSVTEELARADAQPRITSTNESLGTPSYAAPEQLRGQAPTPRSDLYAWGLVFLECLTGRRVFEGATVAEVIFQQLSAEPVPVPPVIAAHPLGKLLQRVTAKDPSQRTVTAEVLLRQLEAVDVSNLPRRPTPVRIQPAAPNAETATVELSSRTPNALSTRGRRWAEGERRQLTVVCCTLSATQTAPGPVDIEELDHVLGAQQEVCIEIARRYNGHIASALGDIVLFYFGYPAAREDDARRAAQAALDMVAEVRRRGRAIESEHGTRVEIRVGLHTGLVVSREQRDPTLSGLGFVVGTTPKLAFRLSTSAPSGAILVTGDTQQLVRKHFPLEPVPTSPDELLPPGLETFVLQGADATWSGEDDALSLVGRARELELLLARWEQVRAGQGQAVLVSGEPGIGKSRLTRELGDRLGVEPHTWLEARCTADSSSQAYFPVVDLLTRMLDPHRDLPPEGRLKGLEALLSGYSFDLAETLPLFAPLLSLPLPPERWAPLDVSPLKHRELTRHALLAFLAALAERQPVVLALEDLHWADPSTLELLKELVAEVSSSRLLAVFSARPEFEPPWPASSVTQVGLGALARGEVERLATAAAGGPLSPEALEEIASRTDGIPLFVEELVRSLRESGALVEREGRFALEAGKAGPAVPGTLRDLLVARLDRLGRGKETAQVASVLGRELTHELLRHVSPLTPEALEADLERLVGAGLLHRKRRPKGPVYLFKHALVRDAAYDSMLKRYRQQMHAKTAEALEAHFPDVVESRPDLLAHHLSSANLKRKAIGYAQKAAFNALVRSAYVEAILFARLGLSWLEAIEDPLERAQLELSLNGVLAPALMSTQGWRSQELRTVAERSLELLLTVGESPYAAPTLWILSIYYHLGGDQRRVRGLLDRLVELARRTGDTGQEAVALTILSNIELLEGRLGEAKARAERCLSLFDPVAHRMHRILYGQDTRVGGESVLCRGLWLLGFADQAKAHGEAAVAWGRELNHGTSIGLSFIYLLLMAQEHGDRTEALQLIHQHAELSHRHGLLEQSAYVGILRGWAVKDLEATRRGVAMREAFGTEMDQPAYYAILAELELELGHVDAALDTVERGRQRAQALGEGYHESKLLRVKGQVLLRRDGPTAPAAEACFRQAAEGAQAQGARMRELQAVTALARVLQATGRQEEARLRLQTVYSTFTEGLATPPVSEARALLAALGGDC
- a CDS encoding FHA domain-containing protein; this encodes MLVYNPGQSDELTYPLGDATITIGRADDQAICIPHRSLSRQHARIESADGRFIVTDLQSKNGTFVNGVQIRRKELRPGDTLTLGELVFLLTRDPPPGVAPGRPGEPSGASDEPRPQLTRALTRVPLKTLVQAVSGQEPSAEEAASAARRARERMRLLQEVAKLLSVTDDLDALPGRVLDLAFQILPVDRGVILLLDEGSGKLEPRVSKTAEGAAVRGPIFSQNIVDFVLRRSVAALFSDAVNDPRLGAADSVIFSSIRASMCVPLKPRDEVLGVLYVDNVSAPRSFSEDDLDFLVAFAGQAALALENARLYRRIEEETVQRMQLIMDAKLASLAAMVGGMAHELRNPLNFISNFAGLSVGLTEDLAGVLEPQRGQLTPASARDVDEALACLRTNVQKIYEHGRRADALIQGMLQHARRAPGPREEVDLNTLVAESVALGQGGMRGEPLPVRLDAEYAPDVGRLELIRAEVGRVIINIVDNALYAMRQKRQAQGAAYVPVLKVRTLARLDQVEVRLRDNGPGIPTESAGRIFDPFFTTKPPGQGTGLGLSLSHDIIVQGHQGTFRMESVPGEFTEFVITLPRRGGARSSMERGSGTR
- the cysC gene encoding adenylyl-sulfate kinase — encoded protein: MQQRPGFILWFTGMSGAGKSTLSTAVARQLSPVQRVELLDGDEVRTYLSRGLGFSREDREENVRRIGYVARVLARHEVGVITAAISPYKSSRDEVRALATQAGIPFLEVYVQASLEALIARDVKGLYKKALAGEIPHFTGVSDPYEPPEAPEIIVRSDAETVEAGLERILDTLRDRGLLVPAASAA
- a CDS encoding sulfate adenylyltransferase subunit 1, whose product is MELLRFATAGSVDDGKSTLIGRLLFDTKSILEDQLAAVERTSHARGDEYVNLALLLDGLKAEREQGITIDVAYRYFSTVKRKFIIADTPGHLQYTRNMVTGASTADLALILVDARKGVLEQTRRHAFIASLLRVPHLVLCVNKMDLVDFDASVFERIREEFRQFSMKLDVTDLSFIPISALGGDNVVTRSERMPWYQGPTLLHHLENVHIASDRDLIHLRFPVQGVIRPASAKKFHDYRAYSGQLLGGVMRPGDEVMVMPSGFTTRIKSLELAGKPLTEAFPPMSVNVSLEEELDISRGDMLCRPGNPPVASQDIDAMVCWLSDQTQLNSGSRLAIKHTTRMARAMVKQLHYRLDVNTLHRDDQSQGLKLNEVGRVTLRTTVPLFFDEYRRNRSTGSFILIDESTNATVGAGMINGPAVDR
- the cysD gene encoding sulfate adenylyltransferase subunit CysD, with the translated sequence MSYELSHLEALEAESIFIIREVAAELDRPVLLFSGGKDSAVMLHLAVKAFWPAPLPFPLMHVDTGHNFPEVLQYRDERVAELGARLIVASVQESIDAGKVTEERGPRASRNRLQTQPLLEAIEKNGFNAVFGGARRDEEKARAKERVYSFRDEFGQWDPKNQRPELWALYNGRHRRGEHLRVFPLSNWTELDIWQYIGRENVALPSIYYTHRREVFRRDGMLMAWSPFLPMLPGEQVTTETVRFRTVGDMTCTACVESTASTVEQVIAEVQASRVTERGASRADDKFSETAMEDRKREGYF
- a CDS encoding thioesterase II family protein, with product MASASTPVLDRWFPSRKPQPEPRLRLFCLPFAGGSAAIYTPWSMALPTGVELCAVQLPGRERRLMEPALKSLPELMAVLMPALTPLMDRPFALFGYSMGARIGLEVARTLKRQGGPQPLGFIAAAAPPPAHNEREAIHKLDDPGFIAKLRDYDGTPEEVLQHKELLELILPTLRADFALAWSEDGKDAVPLDIPLSVYAGKGDKHVGLDTMEHWRAESTADVRIRHFEGGHFFIRTHGPPVLAAVREDLTRWMTTP
- a CDS encoding 4'-phosphopantetheinyl transferase family protein, whose product is MTVSSSFSPLALGSDEVHVWLVEPERIDDPRLLEAYKALLDGGERERQRRFHFERHQRQYLVSHALVRLTLSRYAPVAPEAWRFVPNEYGRPAIAGPEGQWLRFNLSHTDGMALVAVGRDVDLGADIEDAERPGESVEIADHYFARAEVQALRSLPKERQRERFFEYWTLKEAYIKARGAGLSLPLDQFAFDLVPGQMPRISFDPRMQDLPDVWQFMQHRPSARHQAAVAFRRPRGGALTVRWQHTVPLSGDAPPRIVTA